One Bemisia tabaci chromosome 7, PGI_BMITA_v3 DNA window includes the following coding sequences:
- the LOC140225151 gene encoding uncharacterized protein yields MHRLRQPVRKSCIVSYSYPFSVVRMRFWVLLNLLIFFVACISVTIELGPVENLGAALFQGSRPLLHRMKHVRRSWQRKKGQSGARANNSGSKASQEKLPDGAETSINHTQDNASESSTPSVQQASPVSGTRTKSRVKRVRFQLPPEFISPPPSPPEEEAPSFTMEPGITFVQPEPGVMITTEEKPSLSSFVFLIMPVLGALSYKGRMPFLIRKEALTDPETGKTCNPSIFAATCEWSRRMVWVRRDLRPYSPQRGRLGMGAHEVVDQLAELLMGNVERSKV; encoded by the exons ATGCACAGACTCAGACAGCCAGTTCGGAAATCGTGCATAGTTTCATATTCGTACCCTTTTTCGGTTGTGAGGATGCGATTCTGGGTTTTGCTGAACTTGCTCATCTTCTTCGTGGCTTGCATTTCG GTAACGATTGAATTAGGACCGGTAGAAAATCTAGGTGCGGCCCTTTTTCAAGGATCTAGACCGCTTCTGCATCGTATGAAACACGTTCG CAGGAGTTGGCAACGCAAAAAGGGGCAAAGTGGCGCAAGAGCAAACAATTCTGGATCAAAAGCATCGCAAGAGAAGCTACCGGATGGAGCAGAAACCTCAA TCAACCACACACAGGATAATGCATCAGAATCGTCTACACCAAGTGTGCAGCAAGCCTCTCCAGTATCTGGGACACGAACCAAAAGCAGGGTCAAACGAGTGCGATTTCAACTGCCACCAGAATTCATATCACCACCACCATCACCTCCAGAAGAGGAAGCGCCATCATTCACCATGGAACCAGGAATTACGTTCGTGCAGCCGGAGCCCGGTGTAATGATAACGACGGAGGAAAAGCCGTCGCTCAGTTCTTTCGTCTTCCTTATAATGCCAGTTTTAGGCGCCTTGAGTTACAAAGGGCGAATGCCGTTCCTGATCCGAAAAGAGGCCCTTACGGATCCAGAAACAGGTAAAACTTGCAATCCATCGATTTTCGCCGCGACCT GTGAATGGTCCCGTAGGATGGTGTGGGTAAGAAGAGATTTAAGGCCTTATTCGCCACAGAGGGGGCGTTTAGGAATGGGAGCACATGAAGTCGTAGACCAGCTGGCAGAATTACTTATGG GTAATGTGGAAAGAAGTAAAGTATAA